One Chloroflexota bacterium genomic window carries:
- a CDS encoding DUF6067 family protein — protein sequence MRRPSPILGRRAILASGVALGLAACGGPPRGRDPLDSVHQGLAAAPLPPPWKPIVVRGTAVEVAGHRYRFDAGPLPTSLEVNGAELLFDAMKLDIRVQDELLVWQRARTISVDAAQVELLARGNASDLIAQARVTISYDGLYRVRVSLIPQGIVTIDSILLDVPILRTETTHYAHHLLGVDSTSYTWTEFLGEPQDVWGGGRVPDNGWSGDITPFFWVGNPERGIVWSTDLIAIGEIQQQTFPQLQLRPVEGAMRLLVELTTDPLDMPNTVHLDFGLQPTPVRPPESPKSAVKPVRVEWWPEDNRIIAQYPMRTTGDTRKTLESLRDQGAQAIILDEGWSDVPGFPHFASAENERRFRDLVDLAHDAGLKVIPTISADSLSIKAPGAAEVIADMPLPLNPTVIVVTQAPSDQVPALFHTEATAAFFEQALRAFAEKFPIDGVNVRIGEPTARLLLQNERRPGAGAALDTYGRRDLLRRLYALFHGGLRERDEDGIVIAQTSMPWNMIHGFADLIVTGTHLYRAIAFRRVSGEALAERWQPEEIPFLYGDVTHRVPTLFQVPASDTRFRGTVESYTREELTTDQELFGLAAVHNTSLWPEELTPTASFENLARLEQLRSSLGFGDAAWHPYWERQQQLIVQPTSTYFGYWQSASGAILLLVLNGADDEQDILIEMPSATSGSVSRLSVEEVWSGGPVRTRDNLIITTLGRSQLAALHVQ from the coding sequence ATGAGAAGACCTTCTCCTATTCTTGGGCGACGCGCGATACTCGCTAGCGGCGTCGCCCTCGGCTTGGCCGCGTGCGGCGGGCCGCCCCGTGGACGCGACCCACTCGATTCTGTCCATCAGGGCTTGGCCGCCGCACCGCTGCCACCCCCTTGGAAACCCATCGTCGTGCGGGGCACGGCGGTCGAGGTTGCCGGCCATCGCTACCGGTTTGACGCCGGTCCGCTCCCGACCAGTCTCGAAGTGAACGGCGCCGAGCTGCTCTTCGATGCGATGAAGTTGGATATCCGCGTGCAAGACGAGCTGCTTGTCTGGCAGCGGGCACGCACCATCTCTGTCGACGCGGCGCAGGTTGAACTGCTGGCGCGTGGCAACGCCAGTGATCTCATAGCCCAGGCGCGGGTTACAATCAGCTACGACGGTCTGTATCGGGTTCGCGTCAGCCTGATACCCCAAGGGATTGTCACCATAGACTCCATCCTGCTCGACGTACCTATTCTCCGCACCGAGACAACTCACTACGCCCATCACCTGCTGGGAGTCGACTCTACCTCCTATACCTGGACGGAATTCCTGGGAGAACCGCAGGATGTGTGGGGCGGCGGCCGCGTTCCTGATAACGGCTGGTCGGGAGATATTACCCCGTTCTTTTGGGTAGGCAATCCTGAGCGAGGCATTGTCTGGTCTACCGACCTGATCGCCATTGGAGAAATCCAACAGCAGACGTTTCCCCAACTGCAGTTACGGCCGGTAGAAGGGGCCATGCGCCTCCTCGTGGAACTCACCACCGACCCGCTGGACATGCCGAACACGGTGCATCTCGATTTCGGCCTGCAGCCGACCCCGGTAAGACCGCCGGAAAGCCCAAAGAGCGCCGTGAAGCCGGTACGCGTGGAATGGTGGCCGGAAGATAACCGCATAATAGCGCAGTATCCCATGCGTACAACTGGCGATACGCGCAAGACTCTCGAGTCGCTGCGGGACCAAGGCGCACAGGCTATCATTCTGGACGAGGGCTGGTCGGACGTTCCGGGATTCCCGCACTTCGCTAGCGCAGAGAATGAGCGCAGGTTTCGCGACCTGGTGGACCTGGCCCACGACGCCGGACTCAAGGTGATCCCCACGATTTCGGCTGATTCTCTTTCAATCAAAGCCCCCGGAGCGGCAGAAGTAATAGCAGATATGCCGCTGCCACTTAATCCGACTGTAATCGTTGTGACGCAAGCGCCAAGCGATCAGGTTCCGGCACTGTTCCACACAGAGGCTACGGCTGCGTTCTTCGAACAGGCCTTGCGCGCATTTGCCGAGAAGTTTCCGATTGACGGTGTGAACGTGCGTATCGGAGAACCGACGGCGCGACTGCTGCTTCAGAACGAACGCCGGCCAGGGGCCGGAGCCGCCTTAGACACTTATGGCCGGCGCGACCTCTTGCGACGCCTCTACGCGCTCTTCCACGGCGGCCTGCGAGAGAGAGATGAAGATGGCATCGTGATTGCGCAGACGTCTATGCCCTGGAACATGATTCACGGCTTTGCCGACCTGATCGTGACGGGAACCCACCTTTACCGAGCTATTGCCTTTCGTCGCGTCAGCGGCGAGGCGCTGGCCGAACGCTGGCAACCCGAAGAAATTCCCTTTCTCTACGGCGACGTGACCCATAGGGTACCAACGCTTTTCCAAGTTCCTGCGTCCGATACGCGCTTCCGAGGCACTGTTGAGAGCTACACGCGCGAAGAATTGACGACCGACCAGGAGTTATTCGGCCTGGCTGCAGTGCACAATACGTCGCTTTGGCCGGAGGAACTCACACCTACCGCTTCCTTTGAAAACCTTGCTCGCTTGGAGCAACTGCGGTCAAGCCTTGGCTTTGGCGATGCAGCATGGCACCCGTATTGGGAACGCCAACAGCAGCTTATCGTCCAGCCGACCAGTACGTACTTCGGTTACTGGCAAAGCGCTTCCGGGGCAATCCTGCTGCTCGTGCTCAATGGGGCTGACGACGAGCAGGACATCCTGATAGAGATGCCGTCTGCCACGTCCGGGAGCGTGTCAAGGCTCTCCGTAGAGGAAGTGTGGAGCGGTGGGCCCGTACGTACGAGGGACAACCTGATTATCACGACGCTAGGACGTTCACAACTGGCAGCCCTGCATGTCCAGTGA
- a CDS encoding VOC family protein: MPLNVYLTFEDKCREAFDFYLSVFGGEYLIVQTFADGPGDMGVPESDGDRIMHATVSLGDSILMGSDTPSNYSQALTPGNNFSLSYTPASREEADEIFAKLSEGGNVNMPLAEMFWGAYFGSCTDRFGIHWQLNYELSTE; this comes from the coding sequence ATGCCACTAAATGTGTATCTGACATTCGAAGACAAATGCCGCGAAGCCTTCGACTTCTACCTATCAGTGTTTGGTGGCGAGTATCTGATCGTTCAGACTTTCGCCGACGGTCCGGGTGACATGGGAGTACCCGAGTCTGATGGGGACAGGATCATGCATGCCACGGTGTCGCTCGGCGATAGTATCCTAATGGGCAGTGACACTCCTTCGAACTATTCCCAGGCGCTCACTCCGGGCAACAATTTCTCACTCTCTTATACGCCCGCAAGCAGAGAAGAAGCTGACGAGATATTTGCCAAACTCTCCGAGGGCGGGAACGTAAACATGCCGCTGGCAGAAATGTTTTGGGGCGCTTACTTTGGGTCATGCACCGACAGGTTCGGCATCCATTGGCAGTTGAATTACGAACTCTCCACAGAGTAG
- the tpiA gene encoding triose-phosphate isomerase has translation MRRFVIAGNWKMNKTLGEAVALAKDLKDGCGLRDEVDIIVCPPFVALAAVRDALQNSLVAIGAQNMHWEAAGAFTGEVSPQMVQNLCSHVILGHSERRSHFGETDAMVNRKVIAAIAHGLTPIVCVGETDAENQAGMTQEVLDRQTTRALSGLSSQQAASVILAYEPIWAIGTGRAAAPEEANATIGLVRAVVGREFEASTAEDIRILYGGSINPSVWPEIIAQPDVDGGLVGGASLNAEDFVALSAQTRDASVARAGT, from the coding sequence ATGCGGAGATTCGTCATCGCCGGAAACTGGAAGATGAACAAGACTCTCGGGGAAGCCGTCGCGTTGGCAAAAGACCTGAAGGATGGATGTGGCTTGCGGGATGAAGTGGACATAATTGTCTGTCCGCCGTTTGTGGCCCTTGCCGCCGTACGAGATGCCCTGCAGAACTCTTTGGTTGCAATTGGTGCGCAGAACATGCATTGGGAGGCCGCCGGGGCCTTTACGGGCGAGGTTTCCCCGCAGATGGTGCAGAATCTTTGTTCGCACGTCATCCTCGGCCATTCCGAGCGGCGCAGTCACTTTGGCGAGACTGACGCGATGGTGAACCGGAAGGTTATCGCGGCAATCGCCCACGGCTTGACCCCCATTGTTTGTGTTGGGGAGACTGATGCCGAGAACCAAGCAGGCATGACACAGGAAGTACTCGACCGCCAAACCACACGAGCGCTCTCAGGGTTGTCGTCACAGCAAGCCGCGTCAGTCATTCTGGCCTATGAGCCGATATGGGCCATTGGCACCGGCCGCGCCGCGGCGCCGGAGGAGGCCAATGCGACAATTGGTCTCGTGCGCGCTGTGGTTGGGCGTGAATTCGAAGCTTCCACCGCGGAGGACATTCGAATCCTCTATGGCGGCAGCATCAATCCTAGCGTATGGCCCGAAATCATTGCCCAGCCGGACGTGGATGGCGGCCTGGTTGGCGGCGCGAGCCTGAATGCCGAGGACTTCGTCGCACTCTCCGCCCAGACGCGCGACGCATCAGTGGCACGTGCCGGGACGTAA